A section of the Paenibacillus odorifer genome encodes:
- a CDS encoding M48 family metallopeptidase, translating to MKIDYDNQVIEFNVQYGNGKKISIHIDSSGRITLKVPKKTSEETIKSVVERNGKMIVEKLQSLEAARETPKMIRAYEDEGKFLYLGKYYSLHELIETAELSEEQLQLKLKKFYFSSCKKLIGERITRYQTQLRVKPKSIEIVESRTKWGSCSSDKKLTFNYRLAMAPVEVIDYVIIHELCHLLHMNHDRSFWRRVGSLMPDYKEKEEYLARYGRAMTL from the coding sequence ATGAAGATTGATTACGACAATCAGGTGATCGAGTTTAATGTTCAATATGGAAACGGGAAAAAAATCTCCATTCATATAGATTCGTCAGGGCGCATAACACTCAAGGTACCTAAGAAAACATCTGAAGAGACGATTAAAAGTGTGGTTGAGCGTAATGGCAAAATGATTGTGGAGAAGCTGCAAAGTCTCGAAGCGGCTCGTGAAACGCCAAAGATGATCAGAGCGTACGAAGATGAAGGAAAGTTCCTGTATCTAGGCAAATATTATTCTCTGCATGAGCTTATAGAGACAGCGGAGCTAAGTGAAGAACAACTTCAGTTAAAGCTGAAAAAGTTCTATTTCTCTAGCTGCAAGAAGCTTATAGGAGAGCGGATCACTAGGTACCAGACGCAGCTTAGAGTAAAACCTAAGAGTATCGAGATTGTAGAGTCCAGGACCAAATGGGGAAGCTGCAGCTCCGATAAAAAACTAACCTTTAACTATCGTCTGGCCATGGCTCCCGTGGAGGTTATCGATTATGTGATCATCCATGAGTTATGTCATTTGCTGCATATGAACCATGATCGCTCCTTTTGGCGACGGGTTGGAAGCCTAATGCCGGATTATAAGGAGAAGGAAGAATATTTAGCAAGATATGGACGGGCTATGACGTTATGA
- a CDS encoding TolB family protein, with product MKVISTLEIVDVQTRERTALRSFDYLIEAPNWTSDGKRLIYNSRGCLYSFDIATCELVQIDSGFAAECNNDHVLSFDNTKIAISHHTKEDGKSRIYILPMEGGEPVLVTPNAPSYLHGWSPNGAELAYCAERNGQYDIYTIPVDGGVEVQLTDSPGLDDGPEYSPDGGNIWFNSVRTGLMQIWRMNADGTEQTQMTFDESNNWFPHVSPDGQTIAYLSYRKGDVDPGDHPANKDVEIRLMASTGGDYRTLVQLIGGQGTINVNSWSPDSKRLAFVSYVVEEYE from the coding sequence ATGAAAGTGATTAGCACATTAGAAATCGTAGATGTACAGACTAGGGAGCGTACTGCCCTCCGCTCATTTGATTATTTAATCGAGGCACCCAATTGGACTAGCGATGGTAAGCGTCTTATTTATAATAGTCGAGGTTGTCTCTATTCGTTCGACATCGCAACCTGTGAGCTTGTTCAAATTGACTCGGGGTTTGCTGCGGAATGTAATAACGATCATGTTCTGTCTTTTGACAACACTAAGATCGCAATTAGTCACCATACGAAAGAAGATGGTAAATCTCGTATATATATTCTTCCCATGGAGGGTGGCGAACCGGTTCTAGTTACACCGAATGCTCCAAGTTATTTACATGGTTGGTCTCCAAACGGTGCTGAGTTAGCTTACTGTGCAGAGCGCAATGGTCAATATGATATTTATACCATTCCAGTAGACGGGGGAGTAGAGGTACAACTGACGGATTCGCCTGGGCTGGATGATGGGCCTGAATATTCACCAGATGGGGGAAATATATGGTTCAACTCGGTGCGTACAGGGCTGATGCAGATATGGCGAATGAATGCCGATGGCACTGAGCAAACACAGATGACTTTTGATGAGAGTAATAACTGGTTCCCGCATGTATCGCCAGATGGGCAGACGATTGCTTACTTGAGTTACCGCAAAGGAGATGTAGATCCTGGCGATCACCCTGCGAATAAGGATGTTGAGATTCGATTGATGGCAAGCACGGGAGGAGATTATCGCACACTAGTACAATTGATTGGAGGACAAGGTACGATTAACGTGAATTCGTGGTCTCCGGATAGTAAGCGCTTGGCGTTTGTAAGTTATGTGGTGGAGGAATACGAATAA
- a CDS encoding PAS domain S-box protein gives MHRVNLNQEQFNQQVINHASFGIALLAPNGLILTVNPAFEQTFGYSTEEFEGMRLEDLSHPEDFGNLHDLKALLGEKTRLQMEKQFITKNGDYIWGQLTLHLFSDESNQPAYFICQIVNITKQKESEQRLQESVERYTSLKKYNHDAVISFDLDGRIINTNSMAEKITGYAIESELIGMKLASLIGEENVQRILERALYDNTVEQYINKLVTKESEVVEVLTSIAPIYVNNHNIGFYLICKDISEQRQLSLAKEAAESTNRAKSEFLAMMSHEIRTPMNGVIGMTDILLETELNEEQREYVEIIRKSGGILLNIINDILDLSKIEAGRSELQEDTFDLRTCLKDSFSVIAIKAEQKNLELTSIINHDVPDFIYGDEERLKQVFLNLLGNAVKFTPAGSISVKVRLVKEDPFLLAFTVTDTGIGIDPDRLTDIFEPFEQVDSFMMRRHEGTGLGLAISRRIVEMMGGEIYAESDGKSGTSVTFTIRPKKSVVIPSQEANINKLHTAREARILLAEDNSINALVLTKILEKMGHSVIAVTNGIDAVEAARKEPFDLILLDLHMPIMNGIEAMKMLRDEHQEKCPPIIAVTANALKGDRENCLAAGMDEYISKPVKREVIIKMLDQFVI, from the coding sequence ATGCATCGCGTAAATCTAAACCAGGAACAGTTCAACCAACAGGTGATTAATCACGCCTCCTTTGGGATCGCTCTTTTAGCGCCAAATGGTTTGATTCTGACCGTAAACCCAGCCTTTGAACAGACTTTTGGTTATTCCACTGAAGAGTTTGAGGGTATGCGGTTAGAAGACCTTTCTCACCCCGAAGATTTCGGCAACCTTCATGATCTAAAGGCACTCTTGGGTGAGAAAACAAGATTGCAGATGGAAAAGCAGTTTATCACAAAAAATGGAGATTATATTTGGGGACAGCTTACTCTCCACTTATTCAGCGACGAGTCGAACCAGCCAGCATATTTCATTTGCCAAATCGTTAACATTACAAAGCAAAAGGAATCTGAGCAACGCCTTCAGGAGTCTGTTGAACGGTATACGTCGCTTAAAAAATACAACCATGACGCCGTCATTTCCTTTGACCTTGACGGTCGAATCATTAACACCAATAGTATGGCTGAAAAGATAACGGGCTACGCCATCGAGTCCGAGTTGATCGGGATGAAGCTTGCGAGTCTGATTGGAGAAGAGAATGTCCAGCGCATTCTGGAAAGAGCCCTTTACGATAATACGGTTGAGCAGTATATCAATAAGCTTGTCACTAAGGAAAGCGAAGTAGTTGAAGTGCTCACCAGTATTGCACCCATTTATGTGAACAATCATAATATCGGATTTTACCTTATATGCAAGGACATTTCCGAGCAAAGGCAATTGTCGCTAGCTAAGGAAGCCGCAGAGTCCACGAATAGAGCTAAAAGTGAGTTCCTGGCTATGATGAGTCATGAAATTCGCACTCCCATGAACGGGGTGATCGGCATGACTGATATTTTGCTTGAAACAGAGCTTAATGAAGAACAACGTGAATATGTAGAAATCATTCGCAAAAGCGGAGGAATCCTGCTCAATATAATCAATGATATCCTTGATCTTTCAAAAATTGAGGCAGGCCGTAGCGAGCTGCAAGAGGATACATTCGATCTGCGGACTTGCCTCAAGGACAGCTTTTCTGTTATCGCAATAAAAGCTGAACAAAAAAATCTGGAGCTCACCAGCATCATAAATCATGATGTTCCTGACTTTATTTACGGTGACGAGGAACGCTTGAAGCAGGTGTTTTTGAACCTGCTAGGGAATGCTGTGAAATTCACACCCGCGGGCAGCATATCGGTAAAAGTGAGGCTTGTAAAGGAAGATCCCTTCCTGCTGGCCTTTACGGTAACCGATACTGGCATTGGAATTGATCCTGATCGACTTACTGATATTTTTGAACCATTTGAGCAGGTGGATAGCTTTATGATGCGGAGACACGAAGGCACGGGTCTTGGCCTTGCCATCAGCCGCAGAATTGTCGAAATGATGGGTGGTGAGATCTATGCGGAGAGTGACGGCAAGAGCGGTACGTCGGTTACCTTCACAATCAGGCCCAAGAAATCAGTGGTAATCCCTAGCCAAGAGGCTAACATTAACAAGCTTCATACCGCACGTGAGGCAAGGATTTTACTTGCTGAAGACAACTCTATCAATGCGCTAGTGCTGACCAAAATACTCGAAAAAATGGGTCACAGCGTTATCGCCGTCACAAATGGCATAGATGCGGTTGAAGCAGCACGGAAAGAACCCTTTGATCTTATTTTATTGGATCTTCACATGCCCATTATGAACGGTATAGAGGCTATGAAGATGTTAAGAGATGAGCATCAAGAGAAATGTCCGCCGATCATCGCGGTCACGGCTAATGCTTTGAAGGGTGATCGTGAAAATTGTCTAGCTGCCGGGATGGACGAGTATATCAGCAAGCCTGTAAAACGTGAAGTCATCATAAAGATGTTAGATCAGTTTGTGATCTAA
- a CDS encoding hydantoinase/oxoprolinase N-terminal domain-containing protein produces the protein MSHTNVDNMEEIYRIGIDVGGTNTDAALLDSKLNTIHTIKVHTTSDVNEGITESIRRLLAESSVNPAQIRYAMLGTTHCTNAIVERKHLGKVGLIRIGAPATTAVPPLADWDDTLKATVCPHAYVVHGGYEYDGRTIVEMDEEEILDCFLKMKGEVEAVAICGVFSPVNTSQEKRVEELAKQVLGADMPVTLSHEIGSIGLLERENASLLNGALLNVIAGVVKGFEEALHTYGIDASLYICQNDGTLMYSEYALRYPILTIACGPTNSIRGAAHLSGLNDALVVDIGGTTTDIGVLMQGFPRQSSAAVEIGGIRTNFRMPDILSIGIGGGTIVRLDETQDQVTVGPDSVGYELLKRGLIFGGDTLTATDVAVKLNRYEWKDAQTEALDESICKRADEIITRDIEEAIDRMKTSSDPVDVILVGGGSILVADKLEGVSRIVRPDHYDAANAIGAALGEVSGETERIYSLDEMSYDEAKEDARSHAIEQAVLAGADRDTVQIVLSEDIPIAYLPGNALLVKVKAAGRL, from the coding sequence ATGTCTCATACGAATGTAGACAACATGGAAGAAATATACCGCATTGGGATTGATGTCGGCGGGACAAATACAGATGCAGCCTTGCTCGACTCCAAGCTAAACACCATTCATACGATAAAAGTGCATACCACAAGTGATGTGAATGAAGGCATTACTGAATCCATCCGTCGTTTGTTAGCAGAGAGTAGTGTGAATCCGGCGCAGATTCGTTATGCAATGCTCGGAACTACGCACTGTACGAATGCTATTGTAGAGCGCAAGCACTTGGGGAAAGTCGGCTTGATTCGAATCGGGGCACCGGCAACAACTGCGGTTCCTCCACTTGCGGATTGGGACGATACACTTAAGGCAACGGTTTGCCCACATGCTTATGTTGTTCATGGTGGATATGAATATGATGGCCGCACGATTGTTGAAATGGATGAAGAAGAGATTCTAGACTGCTTTTTGAAAATGAAGGGTGAAGTCGAAGCGGTTGCGATCTGTGGTGTGTTCTCCCCAGTGAATACCTCGCAGGAGAAACGTGTCGAAGAACTAGCGAAGCAAGTACTTGGCGCAGATATGCCTGTGACGTTGTCTCATGAGATTGGAAGTATTGGATTGCTCGAGCGTGAGAACGCGTCGTTGCTGAACGGCGCATTACTTAACGTCATTGCTGGAGTCGTAAAGGGCTTCGAAGAGGCGCTTCACACTTATGGAATTGACGCGAGCCTATACATCTGTCAGAACGATGGAACACTGATGTACAGTGAATATGCGCTTCGTTACCCGATTCTGACGATTGCTTGCGGTCCGACGAATTCCATTCGGGGCGCGGCACACTTGTCAGGTCTGAATGATGCACTTGTTGTTGATATCGGTGGCACCACGACAGATATCGGCGTCCTGATGCAAGGCTTCCCGCGTCAATCCTCCGCTGCGGTTGAGATTGGCGGGATTCGCACGAACTTCCGCATGCCGGATATCTTATCGATCGGGATCGGCGGCGGTACAATCGTTCGCTTGGATGAAACGCAGGATCAGGTAACAGTGGGTCCGGATAGCGTGGGGTACGAGCTATTGAAGCGCGGTCTCATCTTTGGTGGTGATACGCTCACAGCAACCGATGTGGCGGTGAAGCTTAATCGATACGAGTGGAAAGATGCGCAGACTGAGGCACTTGATGAATCGATCTGCAAGAGAGCAGATGAGATCATTACGCGGGATATCGAGGAAGCGATTGATCGGATGAAGACAAGCTCAGATCCTGTTGACGTCATTTTGGTCGGTGGCGGAAGTATTCTTGTGGCAGACAAGCTTGAAGGTGTATCACGGATTGTAAGACCGGATCACTATGATGCTGCAAATGCGATTGGCGCTGCGTTAGGTGAGGTGAGCGGGGAGACAGAGCGGATTTATTCCCTGGACGAAATGTCTTATGATGAAGCTAAGGAAGATGCCCGCAGCCATGCAATAGAGCAAGCTGTTCTAGCCGGTGCAGATCGCGATACCGTTCAGATCGTATTGTCTGAGGATATTCCGATTGCATACTTGCCGGGTAATGCCTTGCTGGTAAAAGTAAAAGCGGCTGGACGTTTATAA
- a CDS encoding flagellin: protein MNRLNKNNKSITSSQERLSSGLRINIAADDAAGLAISEKMRAQIRGLSQAARNTQDGISLIQTAEGGLGTIQDPNLLRLRELAIQASNDTLTNFDRTLIQKEVEQIKLGINDIANNTQFNGIHLLNNDLEVNTNITPVQGNISTNWTANIPARDLSKTSDGGYVGIRIPGNNPFKLDSMGNLVWSQAIPNMDVYSIKESSDGGYILLGNDFSAGAISDQRINIIKWDGNLNEQWSTGVSGVYSIMGNEVIETSDGSFIVAGTGSGIQNWDGLMAKFNSSGVQQSTSIVGSSQSNPVGYGSEEFNSIIETADGGYLAIGSSSLKLNSSYTDKSSWVVKYDSNLNPLWDTRVGAAGDDEGYRAIATSDGGAIIVGSYNDSTKTSGLIYKLDSSGNVLWEKNISNETSNSSQLTSITEMKDGNYIVGGIVDNNYRLSIFDPQGNELANVNLNGGGSTDRLNNIISNDDGSYTFSTTTGITNFNVSYGSNPGTTYDYKTVNLQVGANSGNNFAVKLTDARTTALGIADIDLSTRQGAELAISKIDKAINTVSSKRSMYGAYQNALEHIHNNLTNYEVNLTAAESRIRDVDMAKEMMKLTKYNVLSQASQAMLAQANQQPQGVLELLK from the coding sequence TTGAACAGATTAAATAAAAATAATAAATCTATTACAAGTTCACAAGAGAGGTTATCTTCTGGACTTCGGATAAATATAGCGGCAGATGATGCTGCAGGATTAGCAATTTCTGAGAAAATGAGAGCACAGATTCGTGGATTATCTCAGGCAGCAAGGAATACACAGGATGGTATTTCACTAATTCAGACTGCTGAGGGTGGACTTGGAACTATACAAGATCCTAATCTGCTAAGACTTCGGGAGCTTGCAATACAGGCTTCAAATGATACCTTAACAAATTTTGATCGAACATTGATTCAAAAAGAAGTTGAGCAGATAAAGCTTGGGATAAATGATATTGCTAATAACACTCAATTTAATGGAATTCATTTATTGAATAATGACCTCGAAGTAAACACGAATATTACCCCAGTACAGGGCAATATAAGTACGAACTGGACAGCTAACATACCTGCCAGAGATTTATCTAAGACTTCAGATGGAGGTTACGTCGGAATAAGAATTCCCGGTAATAATCCCTTCAAATTAGATAGTATGGGTAATCTGGTTTGGTCACAAGCAATTCCTAATATGGATGTGTATAGTATTAAGGAATCTAGTGATGGTGGTTATATTTTATTAGGAAATGATTTCTCAGCAGGGGCAATTTCCGATCAAAGGATAAATATAATTAAATGGGATGGGAATTTGAATGAGCAGTGGAGTACAGGGGTATCTGGCGTCTACTCCATTATGGGGAATGAAGTAATTGAGACTAGTGACGGTTCCTTTATTGTGGCAGGGACGGGTTCCGGTATTCAAAATTGGGATGGCCTTATGGCTAAATTTAATAGTAGTGGTGTGCAACAATCCACCTCGATAGTGGGTTCTTCACAATCCAATCCTGTTGGCTATGGAAGCGAAGAATTTAATTCTATTATTGAAACTGCTGACGGCGGTTATTTGGCTATTGGTTCATCAAGTCTCAAACTAAACAGTTCTTATACCGATAAGTCAAGCTGGGTTGTGAAATATGATAGTAACTTAAATCCGTTATGGGACACACGAGTCGGTGCTGCTGGGGATGATGAAGGTTACCGCGCCATCGCAACCAGTGATGGAGGGGCCATAATTGTTGGTTCTTATAACGACTCTACTAAAACTAGTGGATTAATCTATAAACTAGACAGTAGTGGAAACGTATTGTGGGAGAAGAATATCTCAAATGAAACTTCCAACTCCAGTCAACTTACTAGCATTACAGAAATGAAAGATGGGAATTACATCGTTGGAGGAATAGTAGATAATAATTATCGTCTTTCCATTTTTGATCCACAGGGAAATGAATTGGCTAATGTTAATCTAAATGGTGGGGGCTCTACGGATAGATTAAATAACATTATTAGTAATGATGACGGAAGTTACACTTTTTCAACTACAACTGGGATAACCAATTTCAATGTATCTTACGGATCAAACCCTGGTACCACATATGATTACAAAACAGTAAATCTTCAGGTGGGAGCAAACTCTGGGAATAACTTCGCTGTTAAATTAACAGATGCTAGAACTACTGCTCTGGGAATTGCGGATATAGATCTTTCAACTAGACAAGGTGCCGAATTAGCGATTTCAAAAATAGACAAAGCTATAAATACCGTTTCATCCAAGCGTTCAATGTACGGCGCGTATCAAAATGCATTAGAACATATCCATAATAACCTAACCAATTACGAAGTGAACTTAACAGCAGCTGAATCACGAATAAGAGATGTGGATATGGCAAAGGAAATGATGAAGCTTACCAAATACAATGTCTTATCTCAAGCATCACAAGCGATGTTGGCTCAAGCTAATCAACAGCCTCAAGGCGTGTTAGAGTTGTTAAAATAG
- a CDS encoding PucR family transcriptional regulator, which translates to MLTIKDILQIKSIEGIKIVAGHSGLNNQISVVNIIENPDVFDWLTSNELLLSTGYIFKDSTELQNKFIHELVENNCAGLCIKMKRYFDAIPQNMIELADKHGLPLLELPFEYTLSRVIAIINEKTNADYDAVNRRSLDLHNALFKIALEGGGIEQISAELSDTIHNPVLILDRDWNLLCYTDHKDNPSPLQEFLPLVKNRPVFPTEFTVAFPKYITEIKKSIKRTYYSQGQPYKCCIMPVSVSSNAYAYIVVLQTVRKLVEFDYTALEHVSTMLALDRIKAKEIEEVKHKIRQDFFDDLLAGNITSTETLHSLSAMHGLKVNYAYYCTVIHVEATQLENYTDMVYRKYEMEHMVKKCVNLIYGLSSNAGGELICYYRNQQIIILIGKNENKPPISVSDTKAFAQEVLQLLAQEMTKNHFLIGIGSQYKTLASLHRSFFEAQEAMRLMQRFNKDSRSIAHFEDYSVYHFLDSNIKPTEMETFFNKVLGGIHEHDQTMNTRFMSTLEYYFMYNQNVTEAAKAMFIHRNTFIYRIDKIKDLLNIDLKNSDELFEIQLALNLYRLLQRG; encoded by the coding sequence ATGCTAACGATAAAAGATATCTTACAAATCAAATCCATCGAAGGCATAAAGATCGTTGCGGGGCATTCTGGCCTAAACAATCAAATCTCCGTAGTTAATATCATCGAGAATCCGGACGTATTTGACTGGCTGACCTCGAACGAGCTGCTTTTATCCACCGGCTATATCTTCAAAGACAGCACGGAGCTGCAGAACAAATTCATTCATGAGCTGGTGGAGAATAACTGTGCAGGACTCTGCATCAAAATGAAGCGATATTTCGATGCTATCCCGCAGAACATGATCGAGCTTGCTGATAAGCATGGACTTCCGCTACTGGAGCTCCCTTTTGAATACACCTTGTCCAGAGTCATTGCGATCATTAACGAAAAGACCAACGCGGATTACGATGCAGTGAACCGACGTTCGCTCGACCTTCATAATGCGCTGTTCAAAATCGCGCTCGAAGGCGGCGGTATTGAGCAAATATCGGCGGAATTGTCCGACACGATCCATAACCCTGTTCTTATATTAGATAGAGACTGGAACCTACTCTGCTATACAGATCATAAGGACAACCCATCTCCACTTCAGGAATTCCTGCCACTGGTGAAGAACAGGCCTGTTTTTCCAACAGAGTTCACGGTAGCTTTCCCAAAGTATATTACTGAAATCAAAAAATCCATCAAACGCACCTACTATTCTCAGGGACAGCCGTACAAGTGCTGCATTATGCCGGTTTCTGTATCCAGTAATGCTTACGCGTATATCGTCGTTCTGCAAACGGTACGCAAGCTGGTTGAATTTGACTACACCGCGTTAGAGCATGTATCCACGATGCTTGCACTGGACCGGATCAAAGCCAAGGAAATCGAAGAGGTAAAGCATAAAATTAGGCAGGACTTCTTCGACGACTTATTAGCTGGCAATATTACTTCAACAGAAACACTGCATTCCCTATCTGCTATGCATGGGCTTAAAGTTAACTATGCGTATTACTGTACAGTTATCCATGTTGAAGCTACACAGCTGGAAAACTACACGGACATGGTTTATAGAAAATATGAAATGGAGCATATGGTCAAAAAATGTGTCAATTTGATCTATGGCTTGTCCAGTAATGCAGGTGGAGAGCTAATCTGTTACTATCGCAATCAGCAAATCATCATCTTGATCGGCAAAAATGAAAATAAACCGCCAATTTCCGTAAGCGATACGAAAGCCTTTGCTCAAGAGGTGCTGCAGTTGCTGGCTCAGGAAATGACTAAAAATCATTTTCTCATCGGCATTGGCAGTCAGTATAAGACACTTGCTTCGCTCCATCGAAGCTTCTTCGAGGCCCAGGAAGCTATGCGGCTCATGCAGCGGTTTAATAAAGACAGCCGGAGCATTGCTCACTTCGAGGATTATTCTGTCTATCATTTTCTGGATTCCAACATTAAGCCTACGGAAATGGAGACATTCTTTAACAAAGTTCTGGGAGGCATTCATGAACATGACCAGACGATGAACACGAGATTCATGTCTACCTTGGAGTATTATTTTATGTACAATCAGAATGTAACCGAAGCCGCCAAAGCGATGTTTATTCACCGCAACACCTTTATTTACCGGATTGATAAAATCAAAGATTTGCTAAATATAGATCTGAAAAACTCTGATGAGTTATTCGAGATTCAACTGGCACTTAACCTCTATCGATTGCTGCAAAGGGGTTAA
- the bshB2 gene encoding bacillithiol biosynthesis deacetylase BshB2 yields the protein MEKHILVILPHPDDEAFGISGTLAKHIQNGTQVTYACLTLGEMGRNMGIPPFANRVTLPEIRKKELEESCEAIGIQDLRMLGFHDKTIEFEDQVLLDGQIDALLKELKPSLIITFYPGYSVHPDHDATGAAVIRTVARLPKEERPPVHCIAFANNIVEIGEPKVINDVRDFLKHKMASIQAHRSQFQAAELLGSKPLNDKEIQARFGTEHFWIYPFE from the coding sequence GTGGAAAAACATATTCTTGTTATTTTGCCACATCCGGATGATGAGGCCTTCGGTATATCAGGTACCCTTGCCAAACATATACAAAATGGGACCCAAGTTACCTACGCATGCCTAACGCTTGGAGAAATGGGCCGAAATATGGGCATCCCGCCCTTTGCGAATCGGGTAACCCTCCCGGAAATACGTAAGAAGGAGCTGGAGGAATCCTGCGAGGCTATTGGCATACAGGATTTAAGAATGCTTGGTTTTCACGACAAGACGATAGAATTCGAAGATCAAGTCTTGCTCGATGGGCAGATTGATGCGCTCTTGAAAGAGCTTAAACCTTCGCTGATCATCACTTTCTATCCAGGGTACAGCGTTCATCCTGATCACGATGCTACTGGAGCTGCAGTGATCCGAACCGTTGCAAGATTGCCGAAGGAAGAAAGACCTCCTGTTCACTGTATAGCTTTTGCTAATAATATTGTAGAGATTGGGGAGCCAAAGGTTATCAATGATGTGAGAGATTTCCTCAAGCACAAGATGGCGTCCATTCAGGCGCATCGTTCCCAATTCCAGGCTGCTGAGCTGTTGGGCAGCAAACCTTTAAATGATAAAGAGATCCAAGCTCGGTTTGGAACAGAACATTTCTGGATTTATCCGTTTGAATGA
- a CDS encoding DUF917 domain-containing protein, with product MRNHKLTELNEQAVQYIAVGAAVLGTGGGGDPHIGKLMAMEAIRKYGPVRLVSPEDLEDDALVVPISMIGAPTVMNEKIPSIQQMIKPLDMIEKELGRKVSAIMPIEVGGGNSLVPVITAAERNIPIVDADAMGRAFPESQMVTFYLDGIDCSPITMADERGNGVLMHAIDGVWEERMARAVTIQMGGSASICDYPVTGAQVKQSAIPHTLTLAYEIGKTLFESKELKQNPIEMLLKQLNGYALFQGKAVDIRRRTEGGFTRGEAIFEGTDAKKGRTMTLFFQNEFLLATEDGHSIAITPDLISVLDQDTGMPITTENLKYGARVSVVGFPCDPKWRSPKGLETVGPQYFGYDAPYVPIEQLAAEKGGAE from the coding sequence ATGAGAAATCACAAACTAACAGAATTAAATGAACAAGCGGTGCAATACATTGCTGTTGGTGCAGCCGTTCTTGGAACAGGCGGGGGCGGTGACCCGCATATTGGTAAATTGATGGCGATGGAAGCCATTCGCAAATATGGTCCTGTTCGTTTAGTAAGTCCTGAGGATCTGGAGGACGATGCATTGGTTGTTCCTATATCCATGATTGGCGCACCTACGGTTATGAATGAGAAGATTCCTTCGATTCAGCAAATGATCAAGCCTTTGGATATGATTGAGAAAGAGCTGGGCCGCAAGGTGAGCGCCATTATGCCGATTGAGGTCGGTGGCGGTAACTCTCTGGTTCCCGTAATTACGGCTGCGGAACGCAATATTCCTATCGTAGATGCGGATGCCATGGGACGGGCTTTTCCAGAATCGCAAATGGTGACATTCTACTTGGACGGTATTGACTGCAGTCCGATTACGATGGCAGATGAACGCGGCAATGGTGTGCTTATGCATGCGATCGACGGTGTTTGGGAAGAGCGGATGGCGCGTGCGGTTACGATTCAAATGGGCGGATCAGCTTCGATTTGTGATTATCCGGTAACTGGAGCGCAGGTAAAGCAAAGTGCAATTCCACATACCTTGACGCTTGCGTATGAAATTGGAAAAACATTGTTTGAGTCCAAGGAATTGAAGCAGAATCCAATTGAAATGCTGCTGAAGCAGCTGAATGGATATGCGTTGTTCCAGGGTAAGGCAGTAGACATTCGCCGTCGTACAGAAGGCGGATTTACACGCGGTGAAGCGATCTTCGAAGGTACAGATGCTAAAAAGGGACGTACGATGACTTTGTTCTTCCAGAATGAGTTCCTTCTTGCCACAGAAGATGGACATTCAATTGCTATTACTCCTGATCTGATCTCTGTGCTTGACCAGGATACCGGTATGCCAATCACGACTGAGAATTTGAAATACGGTGCTCGGGTTAGTGTGGTTGGTTTCCCTTGTGATCCGAAATGGCGTTCACCAAAGGGCCTCGAGACGGTAGGTCCACAATATTTTGGCTATGACGCACCTTATGTTCCAATTGAACAATTGGCAGCAGAGAAAGGGGGAGCAGAGTAA
- a CDS encoding YojF family protein: protein MQLINQSEVQDRIDLLKDQDLYIHLEMTTGAYAAHLDSSKHPAATFITNAIIRYSHGSISGNGPYRVGLKMSQGWVYSEGLTHYEESETGRLIMAGHDAQGKLIVSLQLSREPF, encoded by the coding sequence TTGCAGCTAATCAATCAATCGGAAGTACAAGATAGGATCGACCTGCTTAAAGATCAGGATCTATATATCCATCTTGAGATGACAACGGGAGCCTACGCTGCCCATTTAGATAGTTCGAAGCATCCAGCCGCTACTTTTATTACCAATGCTATTATTCGATATTCCCATGGTTCGATTTCCGGCAACGGTCCTTATCGGGTCGGCTTAAAAATGTCGCAGGGCTGGGTTTACTCGGAAGGGCTAACTCACTATGAAGAGAGTGAGACAGGCAGATTGATTATGGCTGGACATGATGCTCAAGGCAAACTGATCGTATCGTTACAATTAAGCCGAGAGCCGTTCTAA